From Atribacteraceae bacterium:
CTTGAACTACGGTGCGGGACAAAGCGGATAGTGCTCCGGGGGCGGAGGGGTTAGGAGAGCGGTTAGGAAACGCCCCGTCTGGTTCGCAGAACAAAGGAATCACCGTGTATCCCAGGGAAGTGAGAAAATCGGGTGCGATGTTCGATAAGGATCCGTTGCCACAGTCCACGACCACCCGTAAAGGCTTCCCGGGCAAACTGAGCTGCGAGTGCAGAGAGTTAATGTACTCACCAAGGACGTTCAAGCACTGGACTGGCGGCCCCGGAGTAACCCGGAAATCCATTTCCCGGACCCGGCGCTCGATCTCCTGGAGTTCGGCCGTGGACAGGGGCAGATTGCCCATCGCGATTTTAAAGCCATTGTAGGTTGGAGGATTGTGTGAAGCGGTGACCATGATCCCTCCCGCTGCCTTCAGGATCTCCACACCGAAATTGAATACGGGAGTGGGAACAGTCCCCAGATCATAAACCGCCAAGCCGCCGCCGGTCAATCCTTCGATAACCGCCTGTTTCAAAAGAGGAGTGCTGATACGGACATCACCCCCGACGGCTGTGGTGGCCGATACCGGGAAAAGGCTCGCGCAAGAGCGTCCGATCAGAAGGGCTTCCCGTTCTCCCAGTTCTTCGCCGTACCGACCTCGGATATCACAATCCTTATATATGCTCATCATTCGTCTCCTTGAGTATCCCTTTTTTCAACAGATCTTCGACGGCCTCCCGCACCGCTTCTTCCGGGCTGTAACTGGGGAGGAAATTCAGGAGCTCTCGGGCTTTGTCCATCGAGACACAGCAGCCCTGCCGGACATGCAGTGCAGCCATCTCCGGGAACCCAAAGCGCTCTTCGTATTCTTCGAGAGAAATAGACTGGTAGCGGAATTCAACCCCGAGCAAACGGGCCAGGTAGCGGCCCAACCCCAAAAAGGTCAGCGCGTGGCTTCCGCAGCAGTTGAAACTTTCCCTGACCGAGAATCGCGGAAGCTCCAGAGCCCGGAAGAACAGGGCGGCGACATCTCTGGGGTGGACATGATGAAGCGTCGATAATCCCCCATCCAGGAGAAAGATCTCCTCCCCGTTGATGATTTGCTGAATTGTTCTGGGGTTGTTGTCCCCAAACGGGGTGATGAAGGGTTTACCAGGTCCGGTAATGTGACCCGGATGGATGACTGTCGCGCGGATCTCTCCCCGACTGGTAGCCTCCAGCAGTTCTTTTTCAATGATCATTTTCTTCCGGGAGTAGTCGTTCTGCGGAAAACGGGAAGCCCACTCCGGCGTCGGGACGATTTCCGTTTTTCCATAGACCCAGACCGTTCCGCAGGACAGAAGGTGAGTTTCTTTTTCCACAAAAACTTCGCGCAGAAGCCGGGCGCTCTCCGGCTCGAAACAAATGATATCGACCAGAATGTCCGGTGAGTGTTCCTCCAGGAGTTCTGCCCAGCGGCCGTTTTTTTCATCGATTTCCCGGTCGGTATCAACCCAGACGACTTCCCGCCAGGCTAATGAAGCGGGATAGGGTTTTGTATTCCGGCGGGAAAAGACCACGGTTTCGTACCCGCGGGTCACGAGCATGGGAATGAGATAACTCCCGATATGACCACTGCCACCTACAACTACTACTTTCTTTTTTTTCATGATTCACCATTGGGCATATAGTTTCTTTACGGTGTATTATACCATTACTACGAGGGATCGCCGTTACCCTATGTGTGATAGAATGGTGTGGTCTTTTTGGATATCGGATAACCGGGATTGACGGAACAGAAAGGGGGATCAATTTGAATACACCAAAATCAGAACAAAACCTCGCGGCAATGTCTCTTGGGGAAATCATGGAACGGGCGTACCGGAAACACGTGGTGGTCCCGGCCTTCAACATTCCGTATCTACCAATGGTGCGGGCGGTTGCTGAAGTTCTGCGTGAATGTGAAACATTTGCCCTGCTGGAAGTGGCCCGTCCGGATATCAACCGTTTTGAAGCGGGAAGTTTCCGAGCGATCAAGGAAGAGTACGACCGCTGGGCGGATCGGTCGGTTTCCCGTTTACATCAGGACCATGTACCGGTGGTCGATGAAGAAGGGAAAGAAGTCGATTGGGAGTCCTTGATCAAAGAGGCATTGGATTTGGGCTATGACTCGGTAATGATCGACGGATCACGCTTGAGCCTGGCGGAGAACATCCGGATTACCCGGGTCGTGGTGGATATGGCCCATGCCCGGGATGTCCTGGTCGAGGCGGAACTGGGTTCTGTTCTCGGCCACGAGGCGGGTCCTTTGCCTCCTTATGAAGAGCTGTTCGTTTCCGGAAAGGGCTTTACCTCCCCCGAGGAGGCGAAAAGATTTGTCGATGAGACCGGAGTGGACTGGTTGTCGGTCGCCGTGGGGAACATCCACGGGGCAATCAGCGGCGCCGCCCGGGACAATAAAAAGATGGAGGCCTGTTTGAACATTGACCACTTAGACACCATCGCCCGGATGACCAACCGGCCTCTGGTCCTCCACGGGGGATCGGGTATCCAGAAAACCTATGTCCTACAGGCCATCGCCCATGGCATCACTAAAATCAACGTCGGGACAGAAATCCGTCAGGCGTACGAACAGGGTTTTCGGAAGAACGGAAAAATTGAGGAAGCCATCGCCATGCTCCAAGAGCGAACCGAGGCCCTGATCACCGATTACTACGGCATCCGCGGCTCAATAAAGCTATTGATGAAATATTAACCGGTGATTGGTGAACAGTTTTCGGTGATCCCTGGGAAGCTTTTTGCCTATCACCCATCACTGTTTTGATTTACAGAGGAGAAGAACCGTTGCATGCTTACACTATCGGTCATAGCGGTTGGGTTGGGACTGGACGCTTTTTCCCTGGCGGTGGCCTTTGGGATGTGTCATTCCGTATGTAATGTGGGTATGAAATTGCGCTTGGCTCTCTCTTTTGGGTTTTTCCAGGTCTTCATGCTCATTACCGGTTTTTTTACCGGGGCTCAAATCGCCCACCTGGTCGAAACCTCTGACCACTGGATCATTTTTGCGGTCCTGGGGACGGTGGGATTGAAGATGATCCGGGATGCCCTGAAAACAGAGGAAGATCAAGCCCCCGTCGATTACAGCCGGGGATTGCCACTTCTGGCTGCATCCGCGGCGTCCAGTATCGATGCTTTGGCTGTCGGTTTTTCGCTTGGTCTGATCACGAATTCGATCGTAGCGCCCGCTTTACTGATTGGAACTGTGACTTGTCTGATGACTTTTGCCGGAGTCGAACTGGGAAACCGGGTGGGCAGAAAACTGGTTTCCCGGCCGGAACTGATCGGCGGTATCGCCATTCTGGCGATTGGAGTGAAAATACTCCTGAGAGGGATCATTGGATA
This genomic window contains:
- a CDS encoding NAD-dependent epimerase/dehydratase family protein, which encodes MKKKKVVVVGGSGHIGSYLIPMLVTRGYETVVFSRRNTKPYPASLAWREVVWVDTDREIDEKNGRWAELLEEHSPDILVDIICFEPESARLLREVFVEKETHLLSCGTVWVYGKTEIVPTPEWASRFPQNDYSRKKMIIEKELLEATSRGEIRATVIHPGHITGPGKPFITPFGDNNPRTIQQIINGEEIFLLDGGLSTLHHVHPRDVAALFFRALELPRFSVRESFNCCGSHALTFLGLGRYLARLLGVEFRYQSISLEEYEERFGFPEMAALHVRQGCCVSMDKARELLNFLPSYSPEEAVREAVEDLLKKGILKETNDEHI
- a CDS encoding class II fructose-bisphosphate aldolase; translated protein: MNTPKSEQNLAAMSLGEIMERAYRKHVVVPAFNIPYLPMVRAVAEVLRECETFALLEVARPDINRFEAGSFRAIKEEYDRWADRSVSRLHQDHVPVVDEEGKEVDWESLIKEALDLGYDSVMIDGSRLSLAENIRITRVVVDMAHARDVLVEAELGSVLGHEAGPLPPYEELFVSGKGFTSPEEAKRFVDETGVDWLSVAVGNIHGAISGAARDNKKMEACLNIDHLDTIARMTNRPLVLHGGSGIQKTYVLQAIAHGITKINVGTEIRQAYEQGFRKNGKIEEAIAMLQERTEALITDYYGIRGSIKLLMKY
- a CDS encoding manganese efflux pump, with protein sequence MLTLSVIAVGLGLDAFSLAVAFGMCHSVCNVGMKLRLALSFGFFQVFMLITGFFTGAQIAHLVETSDHWIIFAVLGTVGLKMIRDALKTEEDQAPVDYSRGLPLLAASAASSIDALAVGFSLGLITNSIVAPALLIGTVTCLMTFAGVELGNRVGRKLVSRPELIGGIAILAIGVKILLRGIIG